A region from the Aegilops tauschii subsp. strangulata cultivar AL8/78 chromosome 5, Aet v6.0, whole genome shotgun sequence genome encodes:
- the LOC109773726 gene encoding uncharacterized protein — protein MASQLVESHRPGAEVHKGNDICKKKTVELLEELGLPKGLFPMDDIEEVGHNCESGFVWILQKKKLEHTFNKLNQTVSYDTEVTAFVEKGKMKKVTGVKIEDMSLVEVYVDESSADKVTIKTNTGLSDTHDAAVFALGE, from the coding sequence ATGGCGTCCCAGCTTGTCGAGAGCCACCGCCCCGGTGCCGAGGTCCACAAGGGGAACGATATCTGCAAGAAGAAGACGGTTGAGCTTCTCGAAGAGCTCGGCCTCCCAAAAGGCCTCTTTCCTATGGATGACATCGAGGAGGTCGGGCACAACTGTGAGAGTGGGTTCGTGTGGATACTTCAGAAGAAGAAGCTAGAGCACACGTTCAACAAGCTCAACCAGACCGTCTCCTACGACACTGAGGTGACCGCTTTTGTGGAAAAGGGCAAGATGAAGAAGGTCACCGGGGTCAAGATCGAGGACATGTCTTTGGTCGAGGTCTATGTGGATGAGTCTTCTGCTGATAAGGTTACCATCAAGACCAACACCGGTCTGTCTGACACCCATGATGCGGCCGTGTTCGCTCTCGGAGAATAG
- the LOC109773725 gene encoding uncharacterized protein, producing MASQLVESHRAGAEVHKGNDICKKKTVELLEVLGLPKGLFPMDDIEEVGHNCESGFVWILQKKKKEHMFNKLNQTVSYDTEVTAFVEKGKMKKVTGVKVEEFSLVEVYVDESSPDKVTIKTDTGLSDTHDAAVFALGE from the coding sequence ATGGCGTCCCAGCTGGTTGAGAGCCACCGTGCCGGCGCCGAGGTCCACAAGGGGAACGATATCTGCAAGAAGAAGACCGTCGAGCTTCTCGAAGTGCTTGGCCTCCCGAAAGGCCTCTTTCCTATGGATGACATCGAGGAGGTCGGGCACAACTGTGAGAGTGGGTTTGTGTGGATacttcagaagaagaagaaagagcaCATGTTCAACAAGCTCAACCAGACCGTCTCCTACGACACTGAGGTGACCGCTTTTGTGGAAAAGGGCAAGATGAAGAAGGTCACCGGGGTCAAGGTCGAGGAGTTTTCTTTGGTCGAGGTCTATGTGGATGAGTCGTCTCCTGATAAGGTCACCATCAAGACCGATACCGGTCTGTCTGACACCCATGATGCGGCCGTGTTCGCTCTCGGAGAATAG
- the LOC109773728 gene encoding uncharacterized protein has product MAERNELTPKEIRSFFFFKTGSIWKRKSTEESCWSHWAGAHVAASKRLFAASTTCSIYIRQHHRILIYHLQQAHLPTQQTKTPLPKQTIPRQDTAQMASQLVESHRAGAEVHKGNDICKKKTVELLEELGLPKGLFPMDDIEEVGHNCETGFVWIVQKKKKEHTFRKINQTVSYDTKVTAFVEKGKIKEVTGVKIEALSLVEVSVDESSADKVTVKTDTGLSDTHDASAFALCE; this is encoded by the coding sequence ATGGCTGAACGTAATGAGCTAACTCCAAAGGAGATACGTTCATTTTTCTTCTTCAAAACAGGAAGTATCTGGAAGAGGAAGTCCACAGAGGAGAGCTGCTGGTCTCACTGGGCTGGCGCGCACGTAGCAGCTTCGAAGAGGCTCTTCGCAGCCAGTACAACTTGCAGCATCTATATAAGGCAGCACCATCGGATCCTGATCTATCACCTTCAACAAGCTCATCTACCAACCCAGCAAACTAAAACCCCACTTCCCAAGCAAACAATTCCTAGACAAGACACTGCTCAAATGGCATCCCAGCTGGTCGAGAGCCACCGTGCCGGTGCCGAGGTCCACAAGGGGAACGATATCTGCAAGAAGAAGACGGTCGAGCTTCTCGAAGAGCTCGGCCTCCCAAAAGGCCTCTTTCCTATGGATGACATCGAGGAGGTCGGGCACAACTGTGAGACTGGGTTCGTCTGGATAgtccagaagaagaagaaagaacacACCTTCCGGAAGATCAACCAGACCGTCTCCTACGACACCAAGGTGACCGCTTTTGTGGAGAAGGGCAAGATCAAGGAGGTCACCGGGGTCAAGATCGAGGCGCTCTCTTTGGTCGAGGTCTCTGTGGATGAGTCTTCTGCTGATAAGGTCACTGTCAAGACCGACACCGGTCTGTCTGACACCCATGATGCGTCCGCGTTCGCGCTCTGTGAATAG
- the LOC109773717 gene encoding uncharacterized protein, which translates to MASQLVESHRAGAEVIKGGEVCKKKSVELLEELGLPKGLFPMDDIEEIGYNRESGFVWMLQKKKSEHTFKKINQTVSYDIEVTAFVEKGKIKKVTGVKFEDLSLVEVYVDESSADKVTVKTDTGLSDTHDAVAFALGE; encoded by the coding sequence ATGGCGTCCCAGCTGGTCGAGAGCCACCGTGCCGGGGCCGAGGTCATCAAGGGGGGCGAAGTCTGCAAGAAGAAGTCTGTCGAGCTCCTTGAAGAGCTCGGCCTCCCTAAAGGCCTCTTTCCAATGGACGACATCGAGGAGATCGGGTACAACCGCGAGAGCGGGTTCGTTTGGATGCTTCAGAAGAAGAAGAGCGAGCACACCTTCAAGAAGATTAACCAGACCGTCTCCTACGACATCGAGGTGACCGCTTTTGTGGAGAAGGGCAAGATCAAGAAGGTCACAGGGGTCAAGTTCGAGGACCTGTCTTTGGTCGAGGTCTATGTGGATGAGTCTTCTGCTGATAAGGTCACCGTCAAGACCGACACCGGTCTGTCTGACACCCATGATGCGGTCGCGTTCGCTCTCGGAGAATAG
- the LOC109773716 gene encoding splicing factor U2af small subunit A isoform X1 yields the protein MNCMQYQVLVPPPLNYLECYPVNLGCNFVCLICDSCGGSAEICSFSPGGANPGGAAMAEHLASIFGTEKDRVNCPFYFKIGACRHGDRCSRLHNKPSVSPTLLLCNMYQRPDMITPGVDAQGNPIDPVKIQGDFEDFYEDIFDELSKHGEVENLHVCDNLADHLIGNVYVQFREEDQAAKALQALQGRFYSGRPIIAEFSPVTDFREATCRQFEEHNCNRGGYCNFMHVKEIGRDLRKRLYGHLHRSRRSHSRSPSPYRHHARDRDRSSRSRDRGDYYGGSLDRGDYGDYYHHSRRSSERNRNYDSDGSRRRRRHRSRTRSPVREGSEERRAKIEQWNREREAPARQGSEERRAKIEQWNRERETAQA from the coding sequence ATGAATTGCATGCAGTATCAAGTTCTTGTCCCCCCTCCTTTGAATTATCTGGAATGTTATCCCGTTAATCTTGGCTGCAACTTCGTGTGTTTGATTTGTGATTCGTGTGGTGGGAGTGCAGAGATCTGTAGCTTCTCTCCGGGGGGGGCGAACCCAGGGGGCGCCGCCATGGCCGAGCACCTCGCGTCTATCTTCGGCACGGAGAAGGACCGCGTGAACTGCCCGTTCTACTTCAAGATCGGCGCGTGCCGGCACGGCGACCGCTGCTCCCGCCTGCACAACAAGCCGTCCGTCTCGCCCACGCTGCTGCTCTGCAACATGTACCAGCGCCCCGACATGATCACCCCGGGCGTGGACGCGCAGGGCAACCCCATCGACCCCGTCAAGATCCAGGGCGACTTCGAGGACTTCTACGAGGACATCTTCGACGAGCTCAGCAAGCACGGCGAGGTCGAGAACCTGCACGTCTGCGACAACCTCGCCGACCACCTGATTGGCAACGTGTACGTGCAGTTCAGGGAGGAGGACCAGGCCGCCAAGGCCCTCCAGGCGCTGCAGGGGAGGTTCTACTCGGGCCGCCCCATCATCGCTGAGTTCTCGCCCGTCACCGACTTCCGGGAGGCCACCTGCCGGCAGTTCGAGGAGCACAACTGCAACCGTGGAGGGTACTGCAACTTCATGCATGTCAAGGAGATTGGCAGGGACCTGAGGAAGAGGCTCTATGGGCACCTGCATAGGTCCAGGAGGAGCCACAGCAGGAGCCCGAGCCCCTACCGTCACCACGCCAGGGACCGTGATCGCTCCTCACGGTCTAGGGACCGCGGCGACTACTATGGAGGCAGCCTGGACCGTGGTGACTACGGCGACTACTACCACCACAGCCGGAGGAGCAGCGAGAGGAATCGCAACTATGACAGCGATGGGAGCAGGCGGCGCCGGCGACACAGGTCTAGGACTAGGAGCCCGGTCAGGGAGGGCAGCGAGGAGAGGAGGGCAAAGATTGAGCAGTGGAACCGTGAAAGGGAGGCGCCTGCCAGGCAGGGCAGCGAGGAGAGGAGGGCGAAGATCGAGCAGTGGAACCGCGAAAGGGAGACTGCTCAGGCGTGA
- the LOC109773716 gene encoding splicing factor U2af small subunit A isoform X2: protein MAEHLASIFGTEKDRVNCPFYFKIGACRHGDRCSRLHNKPSVSPTLLLCNMYQRPDMITPGVDAQGNPIDPVKIQGDFEDFYEDIFDELSKHGEVENLHVCDNLADHLIGNVYVQFREEDQAAKALQALQGRFYSGRPIIAEFSPVTDFREATCRQFEEHNCNRGGYCNFMHVKEIGRDLRKRLYGHLHRSRRSHSRSPSPYRHHARDRDRSSRSRDRGDYYGGSLDRGDYGDYYHHSRRSSERNRNYDSDGSRRRRRHRSRTRSPVREGSEERRAKIEQWNREREAPARQGSEERRAKIEQWNRERETAQA from the coding sequence ATGGCCGAGCACCTCGCGTCTATCTTCGGCACGGAGAAGGACCGCGTGAACTGCCCGTTCTACTTCAAGATCGGCGCGTGCCGGCACGGCGACCGCTGCTCCCGCCTGCACAACAAGCCGTCCGTCTCGCCCACGCTGCTGCTCTGCAACATGTACCAGCGCCCCGACATGATCACCCCGGGCGTGGACGCGCAGGGCAACCCCATCGACCCCGTCAAGATCCAGGGCGACTTCGAGGACTTCTACGAGGACATCTTCGACGAGCTCAGCAAGCACGGCGAGGTCGAGAACCTGCACGTCTGCGACAACCTCGCCGACCACCTGATTGGCAACGTGTACGTGCAGTTCAGGGAGGAGGACCAGGCCGCCAAGGCCCTCCAGGCGCTGCAGGGGAGGTTCTACTCGGGCCGCCCCATCATCGCTGAGTTCTCGCCCGTCACCGACTTCCGGGAGGCCACCTGCCGGCAGTTCGAGGAGCACAACTGCAACCGTGGAGGGTACTGCAACTTCATGCATGTCAAGGAGATTGGCAGGGACCTGAGGAAGAGGCTCTATGGGCACCTGCATAGGTCCAGGAGGAGCCACAGCAGGAGCCCGAGCCCCTACCGTCACCACGCCAGGGACCGTGATCGCTCCTCACGGTCTAGGGACCGCGGCGACTACTATGGAGGCAGCCTGGACCGTGGTGACTACGGCGACTACTACCACCACAGCCGGAGGAGCAGCGAGAGGAATCGCAACTATGACAGCGATGGGAGCAGGCGGCGCCGGCGACACAGGTCTAGGACTAGGAGCCCGGTCAGGGAGGGCAGCGAGGAGAGGAGGGCAAAGATTGAGCAGTGGAACCGTGAAAGGGAGGCGCCTGCCAGGCAGGGCAGCGAGGAGAGGAGGGCGAAGATCGAGCAGTGGAACCGCGAAAGGGAGACTGCTCAGGCGTGA